From Bacillus pumilus, one genomic window encodes:
- a CDS encoding DEAD/DEAH box helicase, whose translation MKKKTMNELIEELKKDEQVEHWHEIDAKPAQTSPVPERVNDRLKKALEKRGVSELYIHQKEAFERVMDGDHVVTVTPTASGKTLCYNLPILQSIAEDQTSRSLYLFPTKALAQDQKSELNEIIHEMDVPIHSETYDGDTSPAIRQRVRQAGHIVITNPDMLHSAILPHHTKWVSLFENLKYIVIDELHTYRGVFGSHVANVIRRLKRICAFYGSEPVFICTSATIANPKELAQQLTGSKVHLIERNGAPSGKKNFVFYNPPVVNKPLNIRQSAATVVNQLAKTFLKEKIQTIVFARSRVRVEVILSHIQELVKKEIGPKSIRGYRGGYLPKERRVIEKGLREGDILGVVSTNALELGVDIGQLKVCIMTGYPGSVASTWQQAGRAGRRHEEALIIMVASSSPLDQYIVRHPEYFFNRPPEAARINPENLIILVDHLKCASYELPFREDEQFGGMEVEEILQYLHEEGVLHFSGNRYYWSDQSFPAHGISLRSASQENVVIVDQSDVANVRIIGEMDRFSAMTLLHDEAIYLHEGVQYQVEKLDYEHLKAYVKQVDVEYYTDANLAVQLKVLEIDQTTEKEAVSVHYGDVTVNAMPTIFKKIRLSTGENIGSGPIHLPEEEIHTSAAWFELHEAERRFEEKTLEQLLLGIANVLQHIVPAFVMCDRSDIHVVSQIKAAHTGKPTVFLYDHYPGGIGLSKEVQARFDEIAGAAIQLIERCRCENGCPSCIGMEMKEVSGKSSIVELMSVF comes from the coding sequence ATGAAAAAGAAAACAATGAACGAACTCATAGAAGAATTAAAGAAAGACGAACAGGTAGAACATTGGCATGAAATTGATGCGAAGCCTGCACAAACCTCTCCGGTTCCTGAAAGAGTGAACGACAGGCTGAAAAAGGCGCTTGAGAAACGAGGCGTGAGCGAACTCTACATTCATCAAAAGGAAGCCTTTGAACGTGTGATGGATGGAGATCATGTGGTAACTGTCACACCAACAGCTTCAGGTAAAACGCTTTGCTACAATTTGCCTATCCTTCAGTCGATCGCAGAAGATCAGACAAGCCGCTCCCTTTATTTATTCCCAACAAAAGCGCTCGCACAAGATCAAAAAAGTGAACTTAACGAGATCATCCACGAGATGGATGTTCCGATTCATAGTGAAACATATGACGGAGACACCTCTCCGGCCATTCGGCAGCGAGTCAGACAAGCAGGACATATTGTCATCACAAACCCGGATATGCTGCATTCAGCCATTTTGCCTCATCATACGAAATGGGTCAGCTTGTTTGAGAATTTGAAGTATATTGTCATTGATGAGCTTCATACATATCGAGGTGTATTTGGCAGTCATGTGGCCAATGTGATTCGCAGGTTAAAACGAATTTGTGCATTTTATGGAAGTGAACCGGTTTTTATTTGTACTTCCGCAACGATTGCGAATCCAAAAGAGCTAGCGCAGCAGCTAACGGGGAGCAAGGTGCATCTGATTGAACGAAACGGGGCACCTAGCGGTAAAAAGAATTTTGTGTTTTACAACCCGCCAGTTGTGAATAAACCATTAAATATTAGACAAAGTGCCGCCACTGTCGTCAATCAATTGGCAAAAACTTTTTTGAAAGAAAAAATCCAAACGATTGTTTTTGCTAGAAGCAGAGTAAGAGTTGAAGTGATTTTAAGCCATATTCAAGAGCTAGTGAAAAAAGAGATCGGTCCAAAATCGATTCGTGGATATCGCGGAGGCTATTTACCAAAAGAGCGGCGAGTGATTGAAAAAGGATTGAGAGAAGGAGACATTCTAGGTGTCGTCAGCACAAACGCACTAGAATTAGGAGTGGATATAGGTCAGCTAAAGGTCTGTATCATGACAGGGTATCCTGGCAGTGTAGCGAGTACATGGCAGCAGGCAGGACGAGCTGGAAGGCGTCATGAGGAAGCACTCATAATTATGGTGGCAAGCTCCTCACCTCTTGATCAATATATTGTCAGACACCCTGAATATTTCTTTAACAGGCCGCCTGAAGCTGCCAGAATCAACCCTGAAAACCTCATTATCTTAGTGGATCATTTAAAATGTGCATCCTACGAGCTTCCGTTTCGGGAGGATGAACAGTTTGGCGGCATGGAGGTAGAAGAGATTTTGCAATACTTACATGAGGAAGGTGTTCTTCATTTTAGCGGGAACCGGTATTATTGGTCAGATCAATCGTTCCCAGCGCATGGCATCAGCCTCCGGTCTGCAAGCCAGGAAAATGTGGTGATTGTGGATCAATCAGATGTAGCGAATGTTCGGATTATTGGAGAGATGGATCGGTTCAGTGCGATGACGCTGCTTCATGATGAAGCCATTTATTTACATGAAGGGGTTCAGTATCAAGTGGAAAAGCTAGATTACGAGCATCTCAAGGCTTATGTGAAACAAGTAGATGTAGAATACTATACAGACGCGAATTTAGCTGTTCAACTTAAGGTGCTTGAAATCGATCAGACGACAGAGAAGGAAGCCGTATCTGTTCACTACGGTGATGTGACTGTCAACGCAATGCCGACGATTTTTAAAAAAATCCGGCTAAGTACCGGTGAAAATATCGGCTCTGGACCGATTCACTTGCCGGAAGAAGAAATTCATACGAGTGCTGCTTGGTTTGAATTACATGAAGCAGAGCGGAGATTTGAAGAGAAAACACTTGAACAGCTGCTGCTTGGCATCGCAAATGTTCTTCAGCACATTGTACCTGCTTTTGTGATGTGTGACCGTTCTGATATTCATGTTGTTTCACAAATTAAAGCGGCACATACCGGAAAACCGACGGTCTTTTTATATGACCACTACCCTGGCGGAATCGGCTTAAGCAAGGAAGTACAAGCTCGTTTCGATGAAATAGCAGGCGCAGCCATTCAGCTGATTGAGCGGTGCCGCTGTGAAAATGGCTGTCCATCCTGCATTGGCATGGAAATGAAAGAGGTGAGCGGAAAAAGCAGCATCGTTGAATTGATGTCCGTATTTTAA
- a CDS encoding NADH-dependent flavin oxidoreductase, which produces MKNEFKPLFEPFTFPGGASIDGRLVVAPMTHFGSHEDGTISKEEIDFITARSSDMGMVITACANVTPDGKAFEGQPSIARDEDIPGLKKLASAIQAKGTKAIIQIHHGGSQALPHLVPNGDVVAPSDVFKDGKQIARALKEEEIVHIIDAFKEAARRAVQAGFDGVEIHGANGYLLQQFYSPHSNQRTDQWGGNEEKRLAFPIAIVDAVKEAIEKHATKPFIFGYRLSPEEPETPGLTMTETFTLVDVLKTKNLDYLHISLMEIDSKARRGADTHKTRMELLKERCGDTLPLIGVGSVITAEDALSAYNQGIPLIAVARELIVDPDWAKKIKEGRESEIETVIKRSQKDKYLIPEGLWSVMEASQGWVPMED; this is translated from the coding sequence GTGAAAAACGAATTTAAGCCTTTATTTGAACCATTTACGTTTCCAGGAGGTGCGTCTATTGATGGCCGGTTAGTCGTTGCGCCAATGACACACTTCGGTTCTCACGAGGATGGCACCATTTCTAAAGAGGAAATTGATTTCATTACAGCTAGATCAAGTGATATGGGCATGGTGATCACAGCATGTGCAAACGTGACTCCAGATGGTAAGGCATTTGAAGGACAGCCTTCTATTGCAAGAGATGAAGATATACCTGGCCTGAAAAAACTTGCTTCTGCGATTCAGGCAAAGGGAACAAAAGCCATCATTCAAATTCATCACGGCGGCTCTCAGGCTCTCCCTCACTTAGTTCCAAACGGTGATGTGGTTGCGCCAAGTGATGTGTTTAAAGATGGAAAGCAGATTGCACGCGCTTTAAAAGAAGAGGAAATTGTCCATATCATTGACGCTTTTAAAGAAGCGGCAAGACGAGCGGTTCAAGCAGGGTTTGATGGCGTGGAAATCCACGGTGCAAATGGTTATCTATTACAGCAATTTTACTCTCCGCATAGCAATCAGCGGACAGATCAGTGGGGAGGAAATGAAGAAAAGCGTCTAGCCTTCCCTATCGCTATTGTGGATGCAGTCAAAGAGGCAATCGAAAAGCATGCAACAAAACCGTTTATCTTTGGATATCGATTATCCCCAGAAGAACCAGAAACACCTGGTTTAACAATGACAGAGACGTTTACCTTAGTGGATGTTCTCAAAACAAAAAACCTCGATTATTTGCATATCTCTTTAATGGAGATTGACTCTAAAGCAAGACGTGGTGCAGATACTCATAAGACACGTATGGAGCTGCTAAAAGAACGCTGCGGCGATACCCTTCCGCTCATCGGTGTGGGCAGCGTCATTACAGCCGAAGATGCACTAAGTGCTTATAATCAAGGAATTCCGCTTATCGCTGTCGCACGAGAGCTGATCGTCGACCCAGATTGGGCAAAGAAGATTAAAGAAGGCAGAGAAAGCGAGATTGAAACTGTCATTAAACGCAGCCAAAAAGATAAGTATTTGATTCCAGAAGGATTGTGGTCTGTCATGGAAGCGAGTCAAGGCTGGGTTCCGATGGAAGATTAA
- a CDS encoding PTS sugar transporter subunit IIA, translating to MLKKLFGFGKNQDDVKEEIIYSPADGELMDMTDVPDPVFSQKMMGDGVAVKPKSGTIVSPVEGEIIQLFHTKHAIGIRTLSGLELLIHIGLETVGLNGEGFEAHIKEGDKVKIGDPLITCDLELIEEKAASTVTPIVIMNGDLIEHLDKEPKGPVEKQTSKLFTVKLK from the coding sequence TTGCTGAAAAAATTATTCGGTTTCGGAAAAAACCAAGATGATGTAAAGGAAGAAATCATTTATTCTCCAGCTGATGGAGAGTTAATGGATATGACGGATGTACCAGACCCTGTTTTTTCTCAAAAGATGATGGGAGACGGCGTAGCAGTAAAACCAAAAAGTGGCACGATTGTGTCACCAGTAGAGGGTGAAATCATCCAGCTCTTCCATACAAAACATGCAATTGGCATTCGAACACTCTCAGGGCTTGAGCTTCTGATTCATATCGGGCTTGAAACAGTGGGATTAAATGGTGAAGGATTTGAAGCGCACATAAAAGAAGGGGATAAAGTGAAGATCGGTGACCCTCTCATTACGTGTGATTTAGAACTGATTGAAGAGAAAGCGGCAAGTACAGTGACTCCGATTGTCATTATGAATGGTGACTTGATCGAGCATCTTGATAAAGAACCAAAGGGACCTGTGGAAAAACAGACTTCTAAGCTTTTTACCGTTAAACTAAAATAA
- a CDS encoding Hsp20/alpha crystallin family protein, whose product MKHEGEKKHELLANEDILNEAIEQFFASSPFHEIINSAEALMTTSHSLASITTDVTEDEQFVYIEIQFPDHFVEGDIALEVKAQYLHLSVQETIKTDTTSSYSSFTKNILMPAKIDETNMKSVWKDQTLRVTAPKQTTQ is encoded by the coding sequence ATGAAACATGAAGGCGAAAAGAAACATGAATTGCTGGCAAATGAAGATATTCTCAATGAAGCGATTGAACAATTTTTCGCATCCTCCCCGTTTCACGAGATAATAAATAGTGCGGAGGCGCTCATGACCACATCACATTCACTTGCATCGATTACGACCGATGTGACAGAGGATGAGCAGTTTGTGTATATCGAGATCCAATTTCCCGACCATTTTGTCGAAGGGGATATCGCGCTAGAAGTAAAAGCCCAATATTTACACTTATCCGTGCAGGAAACAATCAAAACAGATACAACTTCCTCGTATTCGAGCTTTACCAAGAACATTTTAATGCCGGCAAAAATAGATGAAACGAACATGAAGAGCGTGTGGAAAGATCAAACGCTTCGTGTGACGGCACCAAAGCAAACTACCCAATAG
- a CDS encoding YppG family protein, with product MIPYSNQQPYEFNPFNRGPFPYPDMQQQPPQPPEYFMPPHQGGMSQAPSAVYQPPYGYQENVPPFHPPEAINQPQMPPPGMMPMQQPMNPYPLPRPQKQQSSQFKSVLSQFKKTNGQYDFNKMFDTAGQMMSTMNQVGSLAKGFTSIFKA from the coding sequence ATGATCCCTTATTCAAACCAGCAGCCTTATGAATTCAATCCATTCAATCGAGGGCCTTTTCCGTATCCAGATATGCAGCAGCAGCCTCCGCAGCCTCCAGAATATTTTATGCCGCCACATCAAGGTGGAATGAGCCAGGCACCATCTGCTGTCTATCAGCCGCCTTATGGATACCAAGAAAATGTGCCGCCTTTTCATCCGCCTGAAGCGATCAATCAACCCCAGATGCCGCCACCAGGCATGATGCCCATGCAGCAGCCTATGAACCCTTATCCTTTGCCAAGACCGCAAAAACAGCAATCATCTCAATTTAAAAGTGTACTGTCACAATTCAAAAAAACGAATGGACAATACGACTTTAACAAAATGTTTGATACAGCTGGGCAAATGATGAGTACGATGAATCAAGTAGGTTCATTAGCGAAAGGATTTACAAGCATTTTTAAAGCATAG
- a CDS encoding YppE family protein — MDNQTLLEHTQDLRIWTEEAYEQYQKGKAEEEYPVYDFHTDIQPAVETFDQKMEEWLTAAISFIHLVKPRYLHQEQLEAVKENGKEVVLQSYFGKQHAPRVKNLVESVIYTLNLLIEEINKRS; from the coding sequence TTGGATAATCAAACATTACTTGAACATACACAAGATCTGAGAATATGGACCGAAGAGGCGTATGAGCAGTACCAAAAGGGAAAGGCTGAAGAGGAATACCCCGTATATGATTTTCACACGGACATTCAGCCGGCCGTTGAGACATTTGATCAGAAAATGGAAGAGTGGCTCACTGCTGCGATCTCGTTTATTCATCTGGTCAAACCTAGATATTTACACCAAGAACAGCTTGAAGCCGTCAAAGAAAATGGAAAAGAGGTTGTCCTGCAATCTTATTTTGGCAAACAGCATGCACCCCGTGTGAAAAATTTAGTTGAGTCAGTGATTTACACACTGAACCTTTTAATAGAAGAAATCAACAAGCGCAGCTGA
- a CDS encoding DUF5446 family protein, whose protein sequence is MSEFVSKESIMQLLEEIERKIDAVEEELSLAVNQTKRATIEEQEQMIDRLESEVKDCEVKIHAAEYKLAARPAYHAG, encoded by the coding sequence ATGAGCGAATTTGTATCAAAAGAATCCATTATGCAGTTATTAGAGGAAATTGAGCGGAAAATTGATGCGGTGGAAGAAGAACTGTCTCTTGCTGTGAACCAAACAAAACGTGCAACCATAGAGGAGCAAGAACAAATGATAGACCGGCTTGAATCAGAAGTAAAGGACTGTGAAGTGAAGATTCACGCGGCTGAGTATAAACTGGCGGCAAGACCGGCATATCACGCCGGATAG
- the sspM gene encoding acid-soluble spore protein SspM, with protein MKKQPAPKEQKPKGKENSTDQLDKKLGGPNRPST; from the coding sequence ATGAAAAAGCAGCCAGCACCAAAAGAGCAAAAGCCAAAAGGGAAAGAAAACAGTACAGATCAGCTTGATAAAAAGCTTGGCGGTCCTAATCGACCATCCACGTAA
- a CDS encoding DUF2515 domain-containing protein, giving the protein MLSQEEHIITQYILRETKSKNKDNLTRTNAYKRFYDRHPEMKWSLLASFVSRNAGWSMTDLKGELFHPGLTDQQGHLFFTAYERANWLIFSDAYPQLLLYEWSKRCSKPLFHLLPYFSVSRFMSTEWERFWLKRDTERLLYALIINEQYTIQSPIIQNPLLKKNVFHSIQYLFSEWGHFQTVVFPTVDGHLYGLTIRKFSRVKERITLGKKLAKLLFRADLFSDFYHFLHTVPHTGSRFDFEPFLGIARRSTPFLRTVYPVMTHSLDDQRDDWFQKKLSPSLFDAETLPKQIELTDWYFHKKRQLRFLFSLEHYFLHK; this is encoded by the coding sequence ATGTTGTCACAAGAAGAGCACATCATCACTCAGTATATATTGCGTGAAACGAAATCGAAAAATAAAGACAACCTGACGAGGACAAATGCTTACAAACGCTTTTATGACCGCCATCCAGAGATGAAATGGTCGCTGCTTGCTTCCTTTGTCTCGAGAAATGCTGGATGGTCTATGACGGATCTAAAGGGCGAGCTCTTTCATCCAGGTTTAACAGATCAGCAGGGGCACCTTTTTTTCACAGCATATGAAAGAGCGAATTGGCTGATCTTTTCGGATGCTTACCCTCAGCTTCTTTTGTATGAATGGTCTAAGCGGTGCAGCAAACCCTTGTTCCATCTGCTTCCATATTTTTCTGTTTCTCGTTTTATGAGCACTGAGTGGGAACGTTTTTGGCTAAAGCGTGACACAGAGCGCCTGCTTTATGCACTCATCATAAATGAACAATATACTATACAATCTCCTATTATACAAAATCCTCTTCTGAAAAAGAATGTTTTTCACTCGATTCAATATCTGTTCAGCGAGTGGGGACATTTTCAAACCGTTGTTTTTCCCACGGTGGACGGGCATTTGTACGGGTTAACCATACGGAAGTTTTCCCGCGTAAAGGAGCGTATTACATTAGGAAAAAAACTAGCGAAACTATTATTTCGAGCCGATTTATTTTCGGATTTTTATCATTTTTTGCATACTGTTCCGCATACCGGATCACGGTTTGATTTTGAGCCGTTTTTAGGGATCGCTAGGAGGTCAACACCTTTTCTTCGAACAGTTTATCCGGTGATGACACATTCATTAGACGATCAAAGGGACGATTGGTTTCAAAAGAAATTGAGCCCATCCTTATTTGATGCAGAGACGTTACCAAAACAAATTGAGCTGACCGACTGGTATTTTCATAAAAAAAGACAGCTTCGTTTTCTTTTCTCATTAGAGCACTATTTTTTGCATAAATAA
- the recU gene encoding Holliday junction resolvase RecU produces MIRYPNGKSYQPIQQIGTKKRFSGESSYSNRGMTLEADLNETNQYYLVNGIAVIHKKPTPVQIVNVDYPKRSAAVIKEAYFKQSSTTDYNGVYKGRYIDFEAKETKSTTSFPLKNFHDHQIEHMKQVEKQGGICFVIISAFGSVYYLSASDLFFFWERQQQNGRKSISKDELMEAGHLMTLGYSPRIDYIKVVETLHFSDESE; encoded by the coding sequence ATGATTCGGTATCCAAACGGAAAATCGTATCAGCCCATTCAACAAATTGGGACAAAAAAAAGATTCAGCGGCGAATCCTCTTATAGTAACCGCGGGATGACGCTTGAGGCTGACTTAAATGAAACCAACCAGTACTATTTGGTCAACGGGATCGCAGTCATTCATAAAAAGCCTACCCCCGTTCAAATTGTGAATGTGGATTATCCAAAAAGAAGCGCTGCTGTTATCAAAGAAGCCTATTTTAAACAATCATCCACAACAGACTATAATGGAGTGTACAAAGGGCGCTATATCGATTTTGAAGCAAAAGAAACCAAAAGCACCACCTCGTTTCCACTCAAAAATTTTCACGATCATCAAATTGAGCATATGAAACAGGTAGAAAAGCAAGGCGGTATTTGTTTCGTTATTATATCCGCATTTGGCTCCGTTTATTATTTGTCCGCTTCAGATCTCTTTTTCTTCTGGGAGCGGCAGCAGCAAAACGGCCGGAAATCCATTAGCAAAGACGAATTAATGGAAGCTGGCCACTTAATGACACTTGGATATTCGCCAAGAATTGATTATATTAAAGTAGTGGAGACACTTCATTTTTCGGATGAAAGTGAGTAG
- a CDS encoding PBP1A family penicillin-binding protein, with product MSDQFTSREQRRKASQENNKKQKNKKGKKKAGLFKKIFLSLLVIGLLCVVAGITTFAVFASSAPSIDDSKLKTPYSSKLYDKDKKVFAEVGAEKRTYVSIKDIPDVVKEAFIATEDARFYKHHGIDPIRIGGALVANVEDGFGAEGGSTITQQVVKNSLLNNQKTLKRKVQEVWLSIQLEQKYSKDEILEMYLNRIFFSPYAYGVGKAAEQFFGVTDLNKLTVAQAATLAGMPQSPSAYNPVKHPEAAEKRRNIVLSLMKKQGYISEKDYDVAKATPVSKTVVSADKYKSQNSSKYSAYIEEVMEEVQKKAKVDVSTDGLKIYTSLDRKAQDHLDDIINGDAAGFTKGMQAGVTLLDTKNGEIRAIGGGRDVPAGGFNYATDAKRQPGSTIKPILDYGPVIENKKWSTYQQIDDAPYTYSDGTPINNFDRRHLGKMSMRSALAQSRNIPALKAFQEAGTDNAVQFANNLGMDLPSDIPESYSIGGFDDGVSSLKMAGAFSAFGNNGYYNEPHAVTSVEFNDGTKLDLTPDSKAAMSDYTAFMITDMLKTAVQSGTGTLAQVPNVQVAGKTGTTNFTQDDMNKYNIPSGGAKDSWFVGYTPQYTAAVWTGIGNSKDADGKMWLTDYEQRVAKIVFQRLISQIDDGSGSFEKPDSVLEATVEKGSDPARLAGPNTPSEKKTTEYFVKGTVPTKVSDTYEKKEADKPSDLKAVYDEEKKSITLSWGYDDDADATFNVKQAVDNGGYKEIQNSSAKEAVISDVKPGSTYKFQVTATVEDVTSKAASTFLTIKDDEDEEEKADDENKEEEEPQQPDDEQTDQTDDNKNQPPGTDEQKPDDKKDQDKDKDQDQGGNTENGNNGSSDDGSDSTNGNSQTDNKDKKKDDAKTNSQSSNSQSNSPSRKENE from the coding sequence ATGTCTGATCAATTTACAAGTCGTGAACAGCGACGTAAAGCAAGTCAAGAAAACAATAAGAAGCAAAAGAACAAAAAAGGCAAAAAGAAAGCAGGTCTATTTAAAAAAATATTTTTATCTTTACTCGTGATCGGTCTTCTTTGTGTAGTTGCCGGAATCACAACTTTTGCCGTTTTTGCATCAAGCGCTCCTTCTATTGATGATAGTAAGCTCAAAACACCGTATTCTTCAAAGCTTTATGACAAAGACAAGAAAGTGTTTGCAGAAGTAGGTGCGGAAAAAAGAACGTATGTCTCGATTAAAGATATACCCGATGTGGTAAAAGAAGCATTTATTGCAACTGAAGATGCACGTTTTTATAAACACCACGGGATTGATCCAATCCGTATCGGCGGTGCCCTTGTCGCAAACGTCGAGGACGGCTTTGGAGCTGAAGGTGGAAGTACGATTACACAGCAAGTTGTGAAAAACTCTCTACTTAACAATCAGAAAACGTTAAAACGTAAAGTACAGGAAGTATGGCTCTCGATTCAGCTTGAGCAAAAATACTCTAAAGATGAAATTTTAGAAATGTATTTAAACCGCATTTTCTTCTCACCTTATGCTTACGGTGTTGGGAAAGCGGCTGAACAATTTTTCGGCGTTACAGATTTAAATAAACTAACCGTTGCACAGGCTGCCACACTTGCAGGTATGCCGCAAAGTCCTTCTGCCTATAACCCAGTGAAACATCCTGAAGCAGCGGAAAAACGCCGTAATATCGTTTTAAGCCTCATGAAAAAACAAGGCTACATTTCAGAAAAAGACTATGACGTTGCAAAAGCAACCCCTGTCAGCAAGACAGTTGTTTCAGCTGATAAATATAAGAGCCAAAACTCAAGTAAGTACTCTGCTTATATTGAAGAAGTCATGGAAGAAGTACAGAAAAAAGCCAAAGTGGATGTATCAACCGATGGACTAAAAATCTATACATCACTTGATCGAAAAGCACAGGATCACCTAGATGATATCATTAATGGAGATGCAGCTGGATTTACGAAAGGCATGCAGGCTGGTGTGACATTGCTTGATACGAAAAATGGTGAAATTCGCGCCATTGGCGGTGGACGTGATGTACCAGCCGGCGGCTTTAACTATGCGACTGATGCAAAACGCCAGCCAGGATCTACAATCAAACCAATCTTAGATTACGGTCCTGTCATTGAAAACAAAAAATGGTCAACATATCAGCAAATTGATGATGCACCGTATACGTACTCAGACGGTACACCGATTAATAACTTTGACAGAAGACATTTAGGGAAAATGTCGATGAGAAGTGCTTTGGCACAATCACGAAACATCCCTGCCTTAAAAGCTTTCCAAGAAGCTGGCACAGACAATGCCGTTCAATTCGCCAATAACTTAGGTATGGACTTACCGTCTGACATTCCAGAGTCATACTCAATCGGTGGATTTGACGATGGTGTCTCCTCCCTGAAGATGGCTGGAGCATTTAGTGCATTCGGTAATAACGGGTACTATAATGAACCGCATGCTGTCACGTCTGTTGAGTTTAATGACGGAACAAAGCTTGACCTTACGCCAGATTCTAAAGCGGCAATGAGTGATTACACAGCATTTATGATCACTGATATGCTGAAAACAGCTGTACAATCTGGAACAGGTACACTTGCACAAGTACCGAACGTTCAAGTAGCTGGTAAAACAGGTACAACCAACTTTACACAAGATGATATGAATAAATACAATATCCCTTCTGGCGGTGCGAAAGATTCGTGGTTTGTTGGTTATACGCCGCAATATACAGCAGCCGTTTGGACCGGAATCGGTAATTCAAAAGATGCGGACGGCAAAATGTGGCTCACAGATTACGAGCAGCGCGTTGCCAAAATCGTCTTCCAGCGATTAATTTCTCAAATTGATGATGGAAGCGGCTCATTTGAAAAACCAGACAGTGTCTTGGAAGCTACGGTTGAAAAAGGATCAGATCCAGCAAGATTAGCCGGACCAAATACACCAAGTGAGAAGAAGACAACAGAATACTTTGTAAAAGGAACTGTTCCGACAAAAGTGTCTGACACATATGAGAAAAAAGAAGCCGATAAGCCTTCTGACTTAAAAGCGGTGTATGATGAAGAGAAAAAATCCATCACACTGTCTTGGGGCTATGATGACGACGCAGATGCTACATTTAATGTAAAACAAGCGGTTGATAACGGCGGCTATAAAGAGATTCAAAACAGTTCTGCTAAAGAAGCGGTCATCTCTGATGTGAAGCCTGGCTCTACTTATAAATTCCAAGTAACAGCCACTGTAGAGGATGTCACAAGTAAAGCAGCTTCTACCTTCCTCACCATCAAGGATGATGAAGATGAGGAAGAAAAAGCAGATGATGAGAACAAAGAAGAAGAAGAACCGCAGCAGCCTGACGACGAGCAGACAGACCAGACTGACGATAACAAAAATCAACCCCCAGGCACTGACGAGCAAAAGCCAGATGATAAAAAAGATCAAGATAAGGATAAGGATCAGGATCAAGGCGGAAATACGGAAAATGGAAATAATGGTTCTTCCGATGATGGCTCAGACAGTACAAATGGGAACTCACAAACTGACAATAAAGATAAAAAGAAAGATGATGCGAAAACAAACTCTCAAAGCTCAAATTCGCAATCAAATTCTCCTAGTCGAAAAGAAAATGAATAA
- a CDS encoding YpoC family protein, protein MSGAAVFTSYVEKLKGKKVEMKGDRVDILRDNPLAYDLSSELLTDELPWQKTEEFVPVMFELWNELKEKMLPRFQTRKSRCEEDDMLQGIVSMIAMFYWIKGERLQTLEWEHIKQETFPVAPINWTERLEFILLKPTQYHCFIQLDELYTELKKQYGKHEALKKIRQNR, encoded by the coding sequence ATGAGCGGGGCAGCTGTTTTTACCTCATATGTCGAAAAGCTAAAAGGGAAAAAGGTAGAGATGAAAGGCGATCGAGTAGACATACTTAGAGATAATCCACTCGCATATGATCTATCATCAGAACTTTTAACAGATGAGCTTCCATGGCAGAAAACAGAAGAATTTGTTCCTGTGATGTTCGAACTGTGGAATGAATTAAAAGAAAAAATGCTTCCTCGTTTTCAAACAAGAAAGTCCCGGTGTGAAGAAGATGATATGCTGCAAGGTATTGTCAGTATGATTGCGATGTTTTACTGGATCAAAGGGGAGAGACTTCAAACGCTTGAATGGGAACATATCAAGCAAGAGACTTTTCCTGTAGCTCCGATTAACTGGACGGAACGTTTAGAGTTCATTTTGCTAAAACCAACTCAATATCATTGCTTTATTCAACTGGACGAGCTATACACGGAACTAAAAAAGCAGTATGGAAAACATGAAGCACTTAAAAAGATCAGACAAAACCGTTAA